A section of the Brachyhypopomus gauderio isolate BG-103 chromosome 13, BGAUD_0.2, whole genome shotgun sequence genome encodes:
- the LOC143473617 gene encoding uncharacterized protein LOC143473617 isoform X1, with product MSKQLRMTAEELPAEGRDVSAPSVKSKQAKKDFSPCGNFVSTSGTNPAVLTEEHWQELRNSLPCNMKMEDFIDVLENISAWVKVAVKEVVAPGFESGLLGVRSSAGICISSSPHEVEHGKTHDSESWCRFDVASRSSTSSLPEPLGVIFDISKDKIFSLIHGEVTRAIMNMLPPETKRYLNMKETISVMSAIVDDSLKQMNSSLREIYCTPDLYESVRLSVSHIEYVAHHLMLGVMTRMLGFLEFCIITSWSSDIRGFPTHIHDELDELLPLVTSATVGATVEHMLSVCSEGTSNDVAGDVSDRPLWDFLQAVSKHISSAALSGKTSSSIDRIMQLLEYSKPRPRSERILESIIFSSTNEDHNMGMFNNVNTHGLFSMSCETFQLEASKRVSNVIMSVTSELTKVSQVSIFKNADLSSPPVSEASLKSNAFASAVSIVNGITDALRSSFEEDLLKLAHPSTDPALYKSQVQLVSEKVLRSTQAKLKDALVTNLLIRADVIMAAQSSGSKCYNLLLNSKNIAKSIIECMLSVLPFSEVHIPGQLIARDFLTSLKERLEVLCMRPMLTSSDIHLEALSDFITVDSFEVIAEKLISSGPLKQNEKSECSWKALESILSIDSLRQSSQELIPIVGNLMLGRIVALDQEKAQMSCGGTRSVLSDTDLSNEALQSGIVRSFVKTATEKLLQQCLGLKTCTKPDTASFFEHYCFGSPSVREADLEVRQSQQRCCFELSAVIAHTVISDLTGITTSQSEQDHTGSALQKKKSSCRWFRFPRFLKLRFKKWTKKVRFHTEDQVVDKHIPDAPSTSDKTIPKIRRKSLRTRLATAFTKICRKSGESPT from the exons ACAGCAGAAGAGCTTCCTGCTGAGGGCCGTGATGTGTCTGCCCCCAGCGTGAAAAGCAAGCAGGCAAAGAAAGACTTTTCTCCATGTGGGAACTTCGTATCCACCTCTGGGACTAATCCAGCTGTTCTAACTGAAGA acatTGGCAAGAGCTGAGGAATTCACTGCCATGCAAT atgaaaatggaggatttcATTGACGTGCTGGAAAACATCTCAGCATGGGTGAAAGTAGCTGTGAAGGAGGTGGTTGCTCCAGGTTTTGAGTCAGGCCTGTTAGGGGTGAGGTCCTCAGCAGGAATCTGCATCTCCAGCAGCCCTCATGAGGTGGAGCATGGAAAGACACATGATTCTGAAAGTTGGTG CAGGTTTGATGTGGCCTCAAGAAGCAGCACATCATCTCTGCCAGAGCCTCTCGGGGTCATCTTTGACATCTCAAAGGACAAGATCTTCAGCCTGATCCACGGAGAGGTCACGAGGGCCATTATGAATATGTTGCCACCTGAGACAAAACGTTATCTCAACATGAAAGAGACCATCAGCGTCATGTCCGCTATTGTGGATGACTCCCTAAAACAG ATGAACTCATCTCTTCGGGAGATTTATTGCACTCCTGACCTCTATGAAAGTGTTAGACTGTCTGTAAGCCACATTGAGTACGTTGCCCACCATCTGATGCTTGGAGTTATGACCAGAATGCTGGGTTTTCTGGAATTCTGCATAATCACAAGCTGGTCAAGTGACATTCGAGGTttccccacacacattcatgacgagctggatgagttgctgcctTTGGTCACATCGGCAACAGTAGGTGCAACTGTTGAGCACATGTTGAGCGTCTGCAGTGAGGGAACATCAAATGATGTTGCTGGAGATGTCTCAGACAGACCCCTGTGGGACTTCCTACAGGCTGTGTCTAAACACATCAGCTCTGCAGCTCTGAGTGGCAAAACCTCATCCTCAATTGACCGGATTATGCAGTTGCTGGAGTACAGCAAGCCGAGACCCCGTTCTGAAAGGATCTTGGAGAGTATCATTTTCAGCAGCACAAATGAAGATCATAACATGGGCATGTTCAATAATGTGAACACACATGGGCTCTTCAGTATGTCCTGTGAGACTTTCCAGCTCGAGGCTTCCAAGAGGGTTAGCAATGTCATTATGAGTGTTACCTCAGAGCTCACAAAAGTATCCCAGGTGTCAATCTTCAAAAATGCAGATTTGAGCTCACCTCCAGTTTCTGAAGCTTCCCTCAAAAGTAATGCCTTTGCTTCAGCAGTATCGATTGTAAATGGAATTACCGATGCACTCAGAAGCTCTTTTGAGGAGGATTTGTTAAAGTTGGCTCATCCATCCACTGACCCAGCACTGTACAAATCTCAAGTGCAGCTGGTATCAGAAAAGGTCCTGAGGTCCACCCAGGCTAAACTTAAAGATGCTTTGGTGACAAACCTCCTCATCAGGGCTGATGTAATTATGGCAGCCCAATCCAGTGGCAGTAAGTGCTACAACCTACTGCTGAACTCGAAAAACATCGCAAAGAGCATTATTGAATGCATGTTGTCAGTGCTTCCATTCTCTGAAGTGCACATTCCTGGGCAACTAATAGCAAGGGATTTTTTAACATCTCTGAAGGAAAGGCTGGAGGTTCTATGCATGAGGCCGATGTTAACCTCATCTGACATTCATTTAGAAGCCCTCAGTGACTTCATAACTGTAGACAGTTTTGAAGTAATTGCTGAGAAATTGATCAGCAGTGGTCCCCTTAAGCAAAACGAGAAGTCTGAGTGTTCCTGGAAAGCATTGGAAAGCATACTCTCCATAGACTCCCTCAGGCAGTCCTCCCAGGAGCTCATCCCTATAGTGGGGAACTTGATGCTGGGAAGGATTGTGGCTCTGGACCAAGAAAAAGCACAAATGAGCTGCGGGGGGACTCGGTCAGTGTTGTCAGATACTGACCTCTCCAATGAGGCACTCCAGTCAGGCATCGTGAGGAGCTTTGTGAAGACAGCTACAGAAAAGCTTCTCCAACAATGCCTTGGTCTGAAAACCTGCACCAAGCCTGACACTGCATCTTTCTTTGAGCACTACTGTTTTGGAAGCCCATCCGTGAGGGAGGCTGACTTGGAGGTGAGGCAGTCACAACAGCGATGCTGCTTTGAGCTGTCAGCTGTGATTGCCCACACTGTGATCAGTGACCTCACTGGCATCACCACCTCTCAGTCAGAACAGGACCATACAGGCTCTGCTCTGCAGAAGAAGAAATCTTCCTGTCGGTGGTTCAGATTTCCAAGATTTCTGAAGCTGAGATTCAAg AAATGGACAAAAAAAGTGCGTTTTCACACAGAGGACCAGGT